A single Thermoleophilia bacterium DNA region contains:
- a CDS encoding type II glyceraldehyde-3-phosphate dehydrogenase — translation MSKPRVGVVGYGVIGQRLADGVALQGDMDLVGVVDVAPTLSLRALHEAGMPYDLYVVAAEQKAAFDAVGIPVSGTMDDLLGKVDIVLDSSPGGIGRKNKEIYQAKGVKAIFQGGEKNDIVDVFFHGYANYEKGVGKDYLKLTSCNTTGLIRAVDCLDREVGVERVMVTIIRRVADPGDTHRGLVDVAQVEPVPNHQAVDLMTIMPHVEATGLLVHVPTTHGHIINVCATTKADISKERALELFEQHPRIRNVKIADGFNSNSALFRYARELGNKRADMYEIAVFDETIAKSGREFMFAINIPQEAVVIPETMDGIRAALSMQTDRLEAVGLTNQYLGMK, via the coding sequence ATGAGCAAGCCGCGAGTGGGCGTAGTCGGGTACGGTGTGATCGGTCAGCGGTTGGCCGACGGCGTGGCGCTGCAGGGCGACATGGATCTCGTCGGCGTCGTCGACGTCGCGCCGACTCTCTCTCTTCGTGCCCTGCACGAGGCGGGCATGCCCTACGACCTGTACGTCGTCGCGGCCGAGCAGAAGGCTGCCTTCGACGCTGTCGGCATCCCGGTGAGCGGCACTATGGACGACCTGCTCGGCAAGGTCGACATCGTACTCGACTCCTCGCCGGGCGGCATCGGCCGCAAGAACAAGGAGATCTACCAGGCCAAGGGCGTCAAGGCGATCTTCCAGGGCGGCGAGAAGAACGACATCGTCGACGTGTTCTTCCATGGTTACGCCAACTACGAGAAGGGCGTCGGCAAGGACTACCTCAAGCTGACGAGCTGCAACACGACAGGGCTCATCCGCGCCGTCGACTGCCTCGACCGCGAGGTCGGCGTCGAGCGAGTGATGGTCACCATCATCCGCCGCGTCGCCGACCCCGGCGACACGCACCGCGGGCTGGTCGATGTCGCCCAGGTCGAGCCGGTGCCGAACCATCAGGCCGTCGACCTCATGACGATCATGCCGCACGTCGAGGCCACCGGTTTGCTGGTGCACGTGCCGACCACGCACGGCCACATCATCAACGTCTGCGCCACGACCAAGGCCGACATCAGCAAGGAGCGGGCGCTCGAGCTCTTCGAGCAGCACCCGCGCATCCGCAACGTCAAGATCGCCGACGGCTTCAACAGCAACTCGGCACTGTTCCGCTACGCCCGCGAGCTCGGCAACAAGCGTGCCGACATGTACGAGATCGCCGTCTTCGACGAGACCATCGCCAAGAGCGGCCGCGAGTTCATGTTCGCGATCAACATCCCGCAAGAGGCGGTCGTGATCCCCGAGACGATGGACGGCATCCGCGCCGCGCTCAGCATGCAGACCGATCGTCTTGAGGCGGTCGGGCTCACCAACCAGTACTTGGGGATGAAGTAG
- a CDS encoding trimethylamine methyltransferase family protein: MRARMSWLSEAEKEAVVVAALDVLERVGIELRGSRALPLLAAQGAKVDEVTGVARLPHELVRAAIAQCPRGFIMGGAAPEFDIELGEGRPTRFGSSGCAAFILDHETGERRHSMLTDLQAATALLDEVEQVDVMWTSITANDVPAEDRELVVAYTVFAESRKHVTLVDSPSRAEPLIAMMEVLAGSRDAFRARPRFSTLLTAASPLRVDGPLLDFHATTAAYGAPVEIFALPMAGATGPVTIAGTLVQGLAEVLGLITALQMLAPGARCIVGEAGATMDMRSAGFSYGAPEATLMNAASIELAHYLGLPAITPGLATDGKYAGIQVGYEKALKGLVTAGAQSDLMSGGVGMIDTVNTISLPQIVIDAEIVATVRRLLADVDLSREAMFVDMIERVGIGGDYLKEKETSKRLRAGEHFLPVIATRQGYDAWRADGRREVERALERMAVLLARRAERPPAMEPERRSALARICGVTPDMVRALGH; the protein is encoded by the coding sequence ATGCGCGCACGGATGAGCTGGCTCAGCGAGGCGGAGAAGGAGGCGGTCGTCGTTGCGGCGCTCGACGTCCTCGAGCGCGTAGGTATCGAGCTGCGCGGATCCCGCGCCCTGCCGCTCCTGGCGGCTCAGGGCGCGAAGGTCGACGAAGTCACCGGCGTGGCGCGCCTGCCGCACGAGCTTGTGCGCGCGGCGATCGCGCAGTGCCCGCGCGGCTTCATCATGGGCGGTGCCGCACCCGAATTCGATATCGAGCTCGGCGAGGGTCGGCCCACGCGCTTCGGCTCGTCCGGCTGTGCCGCCTTCATCCTCGACCATGAGACCGGCGAGCGTCGCCACAGCATGCTCACCGACCTCCAGGCCGCGACGGCACTGCTCGATGAAGTCGAGCAGGTCGACGTGATGTGGACGTCGATCACGGCCAACGATGTGCCTGCTGAGGATCGTGAGCTGGTCGTCGCTTACACGGTGTTCGCCGAGTCGCGCAAGCACGTCACCCTTGTCGACAGTCCCTCGCGCGCCGAGCCGCTGATCGCCATGATGGAGGTTCTAGCAGGGTCGCGTGATGCCTTCCGCGCCCGGCCGCGCTTCAGCACGCTTCTCACGGCGGCGTCGCCGCTGCGTGTGGACGGGCCTCTGCTCGACTTTCACGCAACGACTGCCGCCTACGGTGCGCCGGTCGAGATCTTCGCCCTGCCCATGGCCGGCGCTACCGGTCCGGTCACGATTGCCGGTACGCTCGTGCAAGGCCTCGCCGAGGTGCTCGGCCTTATCACCGCGTTGCAGATGCTGGCACCCGGGGCGCGCTGCATCGTCGGTGAGGCGGGTGCAACGATGGACATGCGTTCCGCCGGGTTCTCCTACGGCGCTCCGGAGGCCACGCTCATGAACGCCGCCAGCATCGAGCTGGCGCACTATCTCGGGCTGCCGGCGATCACACCCGGTCTCGCCACGGACGGCAAGTACGCCGGCATACAGGTCGGCTACGAGAAGGCCCTCAAGGGCCTGGTCACCGCCGGTGCCCAGTCCGACCTCATGAGCGGTGGCGTCGGCATGATCGACACCGTCAACACGATCTCACTGCCGCAGATCGTGATCGACGCCGAGATCGTCGCTACGGTTCGCCGGCTGCTCGCCGACGTCGACCTCAGCCGTGAGGCGATGTTTGTCGACATGATCGAGCGTGTCGGTATCGGCGGCGACTACCTCAAAGAGAAGGAGACGTCGAAGCGTCTGCGAGCCGGCGAGCACTTCCTGCCCGTCATCGCCACGCGGCAAGGGTACGATGCGTGGCGGGCGGATGGCCGGCGCGAGGTCGAGCGGGCTCTGGAACGCATGGCCGTCCTGCTCGCTCGCCGCGCCGAGCGCCCGCCGGCCATGGAGCCCGAACGCCGTTCCGCGCTGGCGCGAATCTGCGGCGTCACACCCGACATGGTCCGCGCGCTCGGTCACTGA
- a CDS encoding aspartate aminotransferase family protein encodes MTDTTAEAKGYLPQKIARLAPFTVDRGEGSWVVTTDGERYLDFVAGIGVTNTGHAHPKVVAAAQAQLGKMLHAQQNQFYHQPMLDLTERIIEITPDGIDKVFFASTGAEAVENACKIAKQATRRPGVIAFHNSFHGRTHYTMALTCSKVAQRGTYEPLAGSVYHAPFCYPFRTPAGENPTEWALAGLERLFINEIYPEDVAAIVLEPVQGEGGFIVPEKEWVQALRRLCDEHGICLIADEIQSGMGRTGTWFAMEHFGVVPDLITISKGIASGLPVSVVAGRSELIESIRPGGLGGTFNGNVVACAAGVATVDAMREEGMLANATRQGEKFRVFLDGLKAEYNVIGDARGIGLMNMIELVEPGTKKPNAAAAKALIGECVKRKLLVFGCCAQDQGVRFLPPINVSDDDLEFAFGVITEAAAAAWA; translated from the coding sequence GTGACTGACACCACTGCTGAGGCCAAGGGCTACCTGCCCCAGAAGATCGCCAGACTGGCACCGTTTACTGTCGATCGCGGCGAGGGCAGCTGGGTCGTCACGACCGACGGCGAGCGCTACCTCGACTTCGTCGCCGGTATCGGCGTCACCAACACCGGCCACGCACACCCCAAGGTCGTCGCCGCGGCGCAGGCGCAGCTCGGCAAGATGCTGCACGCGCAGCAGAACCAGTTCTACCATCAGCCGATGCTCGACCTCACCGAGCGCATCATCGAGATCACCCCCGACGGCATCGACAAGGTCTTCTTCGCCAGCACCGGCGCCGAGGCGGTCGAGAACGCCTGCAAGATCGCCAAGCAGGCGACGCGCCGCCCGGGCGTCATCGCCTTCCACAACTCCTTCCACGGCCGCACGCACTACACCATGGCGCTCACATGCTCCAAGGTCGCGCAGCGCGGCACCTACGAGCCGCTCGCCGGCAGCGTGTATCACGCGCCCTTCTGCTACCCGTTCCGGACGCCGGCCGGCGAGAACCCCACGGAGTGGGCGCTCGCCGGCCTCGAGCGCCTGTTCATCAATGAGATCTATCCCGAGGATGTGGCTGCCATCGTCCTCGAGCCGGTGCAGGGCGAGGGCGGCTTCATCGTCCCCGAGAAGGAGTGGGTGCAGGCGCTGCGCCGCCTCTGCGACGAGCACGGCATCTGCCTCATCGCCGACGAGATCCAGAGCGGCATGGGCCGCACCGGCACGTGGTTCGCGATGGAGCACTTCGGCGTCGTGCCGGATCTGATCACGATCTCCAAGGGCATCGCCTCGGGTCTCCCCGTCTCGGTGGTCGCCGGTCGCAGCGAGCTCATCGAGAGCATCCGCCCCGGCGGTCTCGGCGGCACCTTCAACGGCAACGTCGTCGCCTGTGCGGCGGGCGTGGCGACGGTCGACGCCATGCGCGAGGAGGGCATGCTCGCGAACGCGACGCGTCAGGGCGAGAAGTTCCGTGTCTTCCTCGATGGTCTGAAGGCCGAGTACAACGTGATCGGCGACGCGCGCGGCATCGGCCTCATGAACATGATCGAGCTCGTCGAACCGGGCACGAAGAAGCCCAACGCCGCCGCCGCCAAGGCGCTCATCGGCGAGTGCGTTAAGCGCAAGCTGCTGGTCTTCGGCTGCTGCGCGCAAGATCAGGGCGTGCGCTTCCTGCCGCCGATCAACGTAAGCGACGACGACCTCGAGTTCGCCTTCGGTGTCATCACCGAGGCGGCCGCCGCGGCCTGGGCCTGA